Proteins from one Streptomyces sp. NBC_00289 genomic window:
- a CDS encoding MFS transporter produces MGTDTVRVDAADEAGERAERTREQRGWYFYDWACSVYSTSVLTVFLGPYLTSVARSAADADGFVHPLGVPVRAGSFFAYSVSLSVIVAVLVMPVVGAAADRSGRKKPLLAAAAYTGSAATAGMFFLGGERYLLGGVLLVVANAAQSVAMMLYNSYLPQIAPPEERDAVSSRGWAFGYAAGSLVLVVNLVLYTGHDSFGLSESAAVRVCLASAGLWWGAFTLVPLRRLRDRGPVAGKASVPGFRQLAATVRDMRRHPLTLAFLLAYLVYNDGIQTVISQASVYGSEELGLGQSTLIGAVLLVQVLAVAGALGMGRLARTYGAKRTILGSLIAWTVTLAAGYFLPAGAPVWFFALAAGIGLVLGGSQALSRSLFSHLVPPGKEAEYFSAYEVSDRGMSWLGPLLFGVTYQLTGSYRDAIISLVAFFVIGFALLARVPVRRAIGDAGNPVPERI; encoded by the coding sequence GTGGGCACCGACACCGTGCGGGTGGACGCGGCCGACGAGGCCGGGGAGAGAGCCGAACGCACACGCGAACAGCGCGGCTGGTACTTCTACGACTGGGCCTGCTCCGTCTACTCGACGAGCGTGCTCACCGTGTTCCTCGGTCCCTATCTCACCTCGGTCGCCAGGTCGGCGGCGGACGCGGACGGGTTCGTCCATCCCCTGGGCGTTCCGGTGCGTGCGGGGTCCTTCTTCGCGTACTCCGTGTCCCTGTCGGTGATCGTGGCGGTCCTGGTGATGCCCGTGGTGGGCGCCGCCGCCGACCGCAGCGGCCGCAAAAAGCCCCTGCTGGCGGCAGCCGCCTACACGGGGTCCGCGGCGACCGCCGGCATGTTCTTCCTCGGCGGCGAGCGCTATCTGCTCGGCGGGGTGCTGCTGGTCGTCGCGAACGCGGCGCAGTCGGTGGCGATGATGCTCTACAACTCCTACCTGCCGCAGATCGCGCCGCCCGAGGAGCGGGACGCCGTCTCCTCCCGGGGCTGGGCCTTCGGTTACGCGGCGGGATCGCTGGTCCTGGTCGTGAACCTGGTCCTCTACACCGGCCACGACTCCTTCGGCCTCTCCGAGAGCGCCGCGGTCCGGGTCTGTCTGGCGTCGGCCGGCCTGTGGTGGGGCGCCTTCACCCTCGTACCGCTGCGGCGGCTGCGCGATCGCGGGCCGGTCGCGGGCAAGGCGTCCGTGCCCGGCTTCCGGCAGCTCGCCGCGACCGTCCGCGACATGCGCCGGCACCCGCTGACGCTCGCCTTCCTGCTGGCCTATCTGGTCTACAACGACGGCATCCAGACGGTGATCTCCCAGGCATCGGTGTACGGCTCCGAGGAACTCGGCCTGGGACAGTCGACGCTCATCGGGGCCGTGCTGCTGGTGCAGGTACTGGCGGTGGCGGGGGCGCTCGGCATGGGCCGACTGGCCCGCACGTACGGCGCGAAGCGCACGATCCTGGGCTCGCTGATCGCCTGGACGGTGACCTTGGCAGCCGGGTATTTCCTGCCCGCCGGGGCGCCGGTCTGGTTCTTCGCCCTGGCGGCGGGCATCGGACTGGTCCTCGGCGGCAGCCAGGCCCTGTCCCGTTCCCTGTTCTCGCATCTCGTGCCGCCGGGCAAGGAGGCCGAGTACTTCTCCGCGTACGAGGTGAGCGACCGGGGCATGAGCTGGCTGGGCCCGCTTCTGTTCGGGGTCACCTACCAGCTGACGGGAAGCTACCGGGACGCGATCATCTCGCTGGTGGCCTTCTTCGTCATCGGCTTCGCGCTCCTCGCGCGGGTGCCGGTACGGCGGGCGATCGGCGACGCGGGCAATCCGGTGCCCGAAAGGATTTAG
- a CDS encoding amidohydrolase, with amino-acid sequence MSERTAQPKTVLLRRGEVHSPADPFATAMVVEHGHVAWVGSEGAADAFADGVDHVVDLDGALVTPAFTDAHVHTTATGLALTGLDLSGAPSLEAALTLVRDFAAARPADRVLLGHGWDASRWPGGRPPTRAELDRATGGRPLYLSRIDVHSAVVTTALLDLVPADLGREDAPLVRDAHHAVRAAAFAAVTQQQRTEAQRVALAHAASLGIGSVHECGGPEISSEDDFTGLLRLAAREPGPRVVGYWAEQGEEGVARARELGAVGAAGDLFVDGALGSHTACLHQPYDDAGHTGTAYLDAAAVAAHVVACTEAGLQAGFHAIGDAAVTTVVEGVRAAADKIGPARVLAARHRVEHAEMLTPETVAAFAELGLTASVQPAFDALWGGEEGMYAQRLGVGRARALNPFAALLRAGVPLAFGSDSPVTPLDPWGTVRAAAFHRTPEHRVSVRAAFTAHTRGGWRAVGRDDAGVLVPGAPADYAVWRTDELVVQAPDDRVARWSTDPRSGTPGLPDLTPGRDLPVCLRTVVGGRTVFVRPGE; translated from the coding sequence ATGAGTGAACGCACCGCCCAGCCGAAGACCGTCCTCCTGCGCCGCGGCGAGGTCCACAGCCCCGCCGACCCGTTCGCCACGGCGATGGTGGTGGAACACGGGCACGTCGCCTGGGTCGGCTCGGAGGGAGCCGCGGACGCCTTCGCGGACGGCGTCGACCACGTGGTCGACCTCGACGGCGCCCTCGTCACCCCGGCGTTCACCGACGCACATGTGCACACCACCGCCACGGGCCTCGCCCTGACCGGCCTGGACCTGTCCGGCGCCCCGTCGCTGGAGGCCGCCCTCACCCTCGTACGGGACTTCGCCGCCGCCCGCCCCGCCGACCGGGTCCTGCTCGGCCACGGCTGGGACGCCTCCCGCTGGCCCGGCGGCCGCCCGCCGACACGGGCCGAACTCGACCGGGCCACGGGCGGCCGCCCCCTCTATCTGAGCCGGATCGACGTCCACTCGGCCGTCGTCACCACGGCCCTGCTCGACCTGGTCCCCGCCGACCTCGGTCGCGAGGACGCCCCCCTCGTCCGCGACGCCCACCACGCCGTGCGCGCCGCCGCCTTTGCCGCAGTGACGCAGCAACAGCGCACCGAGGCGCAGCGCGTCGCCCTCGCCCACGCCGCCTCCCTCGGGATCGGCAGCGTCCACGAGTGCGGCGGCCCGGAGATCTCCTCCGAGGACGACTTCACCGGCCTGCTCCGGCTCGCGGCGCGGGAACCCGGACCCCGTGTCGTCGGCTACTGGGCCGAGCAGGGCGAGGAAGGCGTCGCCAGGGCGCGCGAGCTGGGCGCCGTCGGCGCGGCGGGTGACCTGTTCGTCGACGGCGCCCTCGGCTCGCACACCGCATGCCTGCATCAGCCGTACGACGACGCCGGCCACACCGGCACCGCCTACCTGGACGCGGCCGCCGTCGCCGCCCACGTCGTCGCCTGCACCGAGGCGGGCCTCCAGGCCGGCTTCCACGCGATCGGTGACGCGGCCGTGACCACCGTCGTGGAGGGCGTGCGCGCCGCCGCCGACAAGATCGGCCCGGCTCGGGTGCTGGCCGCCCGCCACCGCGTCGAGCACGCCGAGATGCTCACCCCCGAGACCGTCGCGGCCTTCGCCGAGCTCGGCCTGACCGCCTCCGTCCAGCCCGCCTTCGACGCGCTGTGGGGCGGCGAGGAGGGCATGTACGCCCAGCGCCTCGGGGTCGGGCGGGCGCGTGCTCTGAACCCCTTCGCGGCCCTCCTGCGGGCCGGTGTGCCCCTCGCCTTCGGCTCCGACAGCCCCGTCACGCCTCTGGACCCCTGGGGGACGGTCCGCGCGGCCGCCTTCCACCGCACCCCGGAGCACCGCGTCTCGGTGCGCGCCGCGTTCACGGCGCACACGCGCGGCGGCTGGCGGGCGGTCGGACGGGACGACGCGGGCGTCCTGGTACCGGGAGCGCCGGCGGACTACGCCGTGTGGCGTACCGACGAACTCGTCGTCCAGGCCCCGGACGACCGGGTCGCCCGCTGGTCGACCGACCCCCGCTCGGGCACCCCCGGCCTGCCCGATCTGACACCGGGCCGCGACCTGCCGGTCTGTCTGCGCACCGTGGTGGGCGGACGGACGGTTTTCGTACGGCCGGGTGAGTGA
- a CDS encoding polyprenol monophosphomannose synthase, with amino-acid sequence MNDGDGTLAAEAEERRFGPLGTTLVIIPTYNEAENIKAIVGRVRKAVPEAHVLVADDNSPDGTGKLADELAVGDDHVQVLHRKGKEGLGAAYLAGFHWGMDNGYGVLVEMDADGSHQPEELPRLLTALKGADLVLGSRWVPGGRVVNWPKSREVISRGGSLYSRLALDLPLRDITGGYRAFRRETLEGLGLDEVASQGYCFQVDLARRAVKAGYHVVEVPITFVERELGDSKMSRDILVEALWRVTTWGVGERVGKIVGRGKPSQP; translated from the coding sequence GTGAACGACGGCGACGGGACCCTCGCGGCAGAGGCCGAGGAGCGGCGGTTCGGCCCGCTCGGCACGACGTTGGTGATCATTCCGACCTACAACGAGGCGGAGAACATCAAGGCGATCGTCGGCCGGGTACGCAAGGCGGTCCCCGAGGCGCACGTCCTCGTGGCCGACGACAACAGCCCCGACGGCACGGGCAAGCTGGCCGACGAACTGGCCGTGGGGGACGACCACGTCCAGGTCCTGCACCGCAAGGGCAAGGAGGGCCTCGGCGCCGCCTACCTCGCGGGCTTCCACTGGGGCATGGACAACGGCTACGGCGTCCTGGTCGAGATGGACGCCGACGGCTCCCACCAGCCCGAGGAACTGCCCCGACTGCTCACCGCCCTCAAGGGCGCTGATCTCGTCCTCGGCTCCCGCTGGGTGCCCGGCGGCCGCGTGGTGAACTGGCCGAAGTCGCGCGAGGTCATCTCCCGCGGCGGCAGCCTCTACTCGCGGCTCGCCCTCGACCTGCCGCTTCGCGACATCACCGGCGGTTACCGCGCCTTCCGCCGCGAGACCCTCGAAGGGCTCGGGCTCGACGAGGTCGCCTCCCAGGGCTACTGCTTCCAGGTCGACCTCGCCCGGCGCGCGGTCAAGGCCGGCTACCACGTCGTCGAGGTGCCCATCACGTTCGTGGAGCGCGAACTCGGTGACTCCAAGATGAGCCGCGACATCCTCGTGGAGGCCCTGTGGCGGGTCACCACGTGGGGCGTGGGGGAGCGCGTAGGCAAGATCGTCGGCCGCGGCAAGCCGTCACAGCCCTGA
- the fxsA gene encoding FxsA family membrane protein, translating to MTTGVPTPTHPARPRRSRLRTFLPLGLAAWLVLEIWLLTVVAGATSGLVVLLLLLAGLVLGAVVIKRAGRRAFQNLNEALQRGEAPTGANGGGNGLMMLGGLLLMIPGLVSDAVGLLLLVPPVQKALSRYAERTLDRKLRAAVPGTLGDAFQQARIRRPDGKVVQGEVVREEPGDAPQGPRPPLTH from the coding sequence ATGACGACAGGCGTTCCGACTCCCACGCATCCGGCCCGGCCCCGGCGCTCCCGGCTGCGCACGTTCCTGCCGTTGGGCCTCGCGGCCTGGCTGGTGCTGGAGATCTGGCTGCTGACCGTGGTGGCGGGCGCGACGAGTGGGCTGGTCGTGCTTCTGCTGCTGCTCGCCGGGCTCGTCCTCGGCGCGGTGGTGATCAAGCGGGCGGGCCGGCGCGCCTTCCAGAACCTCAACGAGGCGCTGCAGCGCGGTGAGGCGCCCACCGGTGCGAATGGCGGCGGCAACGGCCTGATGATGCTGGGCGGCCTGCTCCTCATGATCCCGGGACTGGTCTCGGACGCGGTGGGCCTGCTCCTGCTGGTCCCACCGGTGCAGAAGGCCCTCAGCCGGTACGCCGAACGCACCCTCGACCGCAAGCTCCGCGCGGCCGTCCCGGGCACTTTGGGCGACGCCTTCCAGCAGGCCCGGATCCGGCGGCCCGACGGCAAGGTGGTGCAGGGCGAGGTCGTCAGGGAGGAGCCCGGCGACGCCCCGCAGGGCCCGCGGCCGCCGCTGACGCACTGA
- a CDS encoding glycerophosphodiester phosphodiesterase → MTTRIRHPYLDHPGPIAFAHRGGAAEGLENTVLQFRRAVEAGYRYIETDVHATADGRLVAFHDASLDRLTDGAGLIADLPWKDVRHARVAGREPVPLFEELLETFPEVRWNVDIKAEQALRPFLDLVERTDAWDRICAGSFAEARVVRAQRLAGPRLATSYGTRGVLNLRLRSWGVPATLRRSAVAAQVPEAQSGIQVVDHRFVRTAHARGLQVHVWTINEADRMHRLLDLGVDGIMTDHIDTLRKVMEDRGVWV, encoded by the coding sequence GTGACCACGCGGATACGCCACCCCTACCTCGACCACCCCGGCCCGATCGCCTTCGCCCACCGGGGCGGGGCGGCGGAGGGCCTGGAGAACACCGTGCTCCAGTTCCGGCGCGCGGTCGAGGCGGGCTACCGGTACATCGAGACCGACGTCCACGCCACGGCGGACGGCCGGCTCGTCGCCTTTCACGATGCGTCGCTGGACCGGCTGACGGACGGCGCGGGCCTGATCGCGGACCTGCCGTGGAAGGACGTACGGCACGCGCGCGTGGCCGGCCGGGAGCCGGTGCCCCTCTTCGAGGAGCTCCTGGAGACGTTCCCCGAGGTGCGCTGGAACGTCGACATCAAGGCGGAGCAGGCGCTGCGCCCCTTCCTGGACCTGGTCGAGCGCACGGACGCCTGGGACCGGATCTGTGCCGGCTCGTTCGCCGAAGCGCGCGTGGTGCGGGCCCAGCGGCTGGCCGGCCCGCGCCTGGCGACCTCGTACGGCACCCGGGGCGTACTGAACCTGCGGCTGCGGTCCTGGGGTGTGCCGGCCACGCTGCGCCGCTCCGCGGTCGCCGCCCAGGTGCCCGAGGCCCAGTCCGGCATCCAGGTGGTCGACCACCGCTTCGTCCGGACCGCCCACGCGCGCGGGCTGCAGGTCCACGTGTGGACCATCAACGAGGCCGATCGCATGCACCGTCTGCTGGACCTGGGAGTCGATGGCATCATGACCGATCACATCGACACGTTGCGCAAGGTCATGGAGGACCGTGGTGTCTGGGTCTGA
- a CDS encoding RNA polymerase-binding protein RbpA produces MSERALRGTRLVVTSYETDRGIDLAPRQAVEYACEKGHRFEMPFSVEAEIPPEWECKVCGATALLVDGDGPEEKKAKPARTHWDMLMERRTREELEEVLAERLAVLRSGAMNIAVHPRDSRKSA; encoded by the coding sequence ATGAGTGAGCGAGCTCTTCGCGGCACGCGCCTCGTGGTGACCAGCTACGAGACGGACCGCGGCATCGACCTGGCCCCGCGCCAGGCCGTGGAGTACGCATGCGAGAAGGGGCACCGTTTCGAGATGCCCTTCTCGGTCGAGGCGGAGATTCCGCCGGAGTGGGAGTGCAAGGTCTGCGGGGCCACAGCACTCCTCGTGGACGGCGACGGCCCTGAAGAGAAGAAGGCCAAGCCCGCGCGTACGCATTGGGACATGCTGATGGAACGGCGCACCCGTGAGGAACTCGAAGAGGTCCTCGCGGAGCGCCTGGCCGTACTCCGCTCCGGCGCGATGAACATCGCGGTACATCCGCGGGACAGCCGTAAGTCGGCATAG